The following are encoded in a window of Staphylospora marina genomic DNA:
- a CDS encoding YuzD family protein — MSVQIEVLVYGAETICPSCVNLPSSRETASWLEAALARKYGQQVTVRHVDIHQPDGEEEAAFSKRVIEEDLWYPVVVIDGVIIAEGNPKLKKIREELEKRGCVPIDRD; from the coding sequence ATGTCCGTACAGATCGAAGTGCTGGTGTACGGGGCGGAAACGATCTGCCCAAGTTGTGTCAATCTGCCTTCTTCCCGGGAAACGGCCAGCTGGTTGGAAGCGGCTCTCGCACGCAAGTACGGTCAGCAGGTCACCGTTCGCCATGTGGACATCCATCAACCGGACGGAGAAGAGGAAGCCGCCTTTTCGAAGCGGGTCATCGAAGAAGATCTCTGGTATCCCGTCGTGGTGATCGACGGAGTGATCATCGCCGAAGGGAATCCCAAACTGAAAAAGATCCGGGAAGAGTTGGAAAAACGGGGTTGCGTTCCGATCGACCGGGATTGA
- a CDS encoding YuzB family protein — MFPLVEFCVNNLTDEVLAVKKKLEENREIDVLEYGCLGNCGLCAEKPYALVDGEIVSAETGDELLEKILKAIEEMEVRY; from the coding sequence ATGTTTCCGCTCGTGGAATTTTGCGTGAACAACCTCACCGATGAAGTGCTTGCCGTTAAGAAAAAACTGGAAGAAAACCGGGAGATCGATGTTTTGGAGTACGGGTGCCTCGGAAACTGCGGCCTGTGTGCGGAGAAGCCGTACGCGCTCGTTGACGGCGAGATCGTGTCCGCGGAAACGGGCGATGAGCTGTTGGAGAAAATCCTCAAGGCCATTGAGGAAATGGAAGTGAGGTACTGA
- a CDS encoding diacylglycerol/lipid kinase family protein produces MYLFVVNPASGHGLGHQTWQFTEKLLRGQEVSHRVIFTTQGDPVGDRLKRMLDQLAPKAVVVVGGDGTVNEVGGILAGSSVPLGLIPAGRGNDFALAHRIPLHPEQALKRILEDRPVWQDTADLGFRKMIGFMGAGFDAVVADTVNRNRPNRWLGRLTYGLEAIKALRGFRPHRLELTVDGEKQEHDGVWLVAVTNIPNYAGGMKICPGAVPDDGKLDICLVKDLAASRFLRVFPKVYGGKHAGDPSVHFLRGTDIHIHSEEPVMLHVDGEVVGRVPVRIRVQPKSLMVL; encoded by the coding sequence GTGTATCTGTTTGTCGTCAATCCGGCTTCGGGCCATGGCCTGGGGCATCAAACGTGGCAATTCACGGAAAAACTGTTGCGTGGACAAGAAGTCTCCCATCGGGTGATTTTCACGACACAGGGAGACCCTGTCGGGGACAGGTTGAAACGGATGTTGGATCAACTGGCACCCAAAGCCGTGGTCGTGGTGGGCGGAGACGGAACGGTGAACGAGGTGGGGGGGATCCTCGCGGGCAGCTCCGTTCCCTTGGGGCTGATTCCGGCCGGCCGTGGTAATGATTTTGCCCTTGCCCACCGGATTCCGCTTCATCCCGAACAGGCACTGAAACGGATTCTGGAAGACAGGCCGGTCTGGCAGGACACGGCGGATCTCGGATTCCGGAAGATGATCGGATTCATGGGAGCGGGATTTGACGCCGTTGTGGCGGACACGGTCAACCGGAACCGCCCCAATCGCTGGTTGGGAAGGCTTACATACGGCCTGGAGGCGATCAAGGCACTGCGCGGTTTCAGGCCGCATCGGCTGGAACTGACGGTGGACGGGGAAAAACAAGAACATGACGGCGTTTGGTTGGTGGCGGTCACCAACATCCCCAATTATGCGGGCGGAATGAAGATTTGCCCGGGAGCGGTGCCGGATGACGGAAAGCTGGACATCTGCCTGGTGAAGGACCTGGCGGCTTCCCGGTTCTTGCGTGTGTTCCCCAAGGTGTACGGCGGCAAGCATGCGGGAGATCCTTCCGTGCATTTTCTGAGGGGAACGGACATCCACATCCATTCAGAAGAACCCGTGATGTTGCACGTGGACGGAGAGGTTGTCGGGCGCGTTCCCGTGCGGATCCGGGTTCAGCCCAAATCCCTGATGGTGCTTTGA
- a CDS encoding SDR family NAD(P)-dependent oxidoreductase → MKQRIVLVTGASSGIGTELVRLLAARGDVPVMAARKIEVLEELRREIGTGLVFRCDVTDGEQVSRLIRETAGRLGRIDVLVNNAGFGKFGGLLDVPMDEYRAMMEVNYLGAVRTTMQVIPVMLKQGGGRIINIASVAGLTGIPNLAGYVASKYALIGFSESVHMEYAPRIRVGVLCPGPVDTPFFGDDHPRDLFPGVVYRQMLDARTVAEEAMKLMDRPRFRVIPSGIRWAFRIRGWFPALSRAVTGRLYRPLLNKGGIRSQV, encoded by the coding sequence ATGAAACAGCGAATCGTATTGGTGACCGGTGCATCCAGCGGCATCGGAACGGAATTGGTCCGGCTTTTGGCCGCAAGAGGAGATGTTCCCGTCATGGCGGCGCGGAAGATCGAGGTGCTGGAGGAACTCAGACGGGAGATCGGGACGGGGCTTGTCTTCCGCTGTGACGTGACCGACGGCGAACAAGTGTCCCGATTGATCCGGGAAACGGCAGGCCGCCTGGGCAGGATCGACGTGTTGGTGAACAATGCCGGGTTCGGTAAATTCGGGGGGCTCTTGGATGTGCCGATGGATGAGTACCGGGCGATGATGGAGGTCAATTATCTGGGAGCCGTACGGACGACGATGCAGGTGATTCCCGTCATGCTGAAGCAGGGTGGAGGCAGGATCATCAACATTGCGTCGGTGGCCGGACTCACGGGCATCCCCAATCTGGCGGGTTATGTGGCCAGCAAATACGCTCTGATCGGTTTTTCCGAATCGGTCCACATGGAGTACGCGCCGCGAATCCGGGTTGGCGTGTTGTGTCCGGGACCGGTGGACACTCCGTTTTTCGGAGACGATCATCCGCGCGATCTGTTTCCGGGGGTTGTTTATCGGCAAATGCTTGATGCCCGCACCGTTGCCGAAGAAGCGATGAAACTGATGGATCGCCCCCGTTTTCGCGTGATTCCCTCCGGCATTCGCTGGGCATTCCGCATTCGCGGATGGTTTCCCGCTCTCAGCCGGGCGGTGACGGGGAGGTTGTACCGTCCGTTGCTGAACAAAGGCGGCATCAGGTCACAAGTTTGA
- a CDS encoding class II aldolase/adducin family protein, translating to MDRYYLAGDWNRTPTLQRFKEQMKQRLEATGYVPGDESGEDIRIVLNAVDPDHPRHFRRKGKGTFVVTVAESDRPMGHVLRTAYPVLVRSLGNLLIWLDRSADPANMWFVTLEQGCYSIPEDPADGACFDKVFERLLPLATSRLVIDNIFEPDLPEHLHHGDDATRSLSEAGKKLDRMNLLPAPFPIEELLSPRELRHIKRLYGIGGLSYGNLSVRQEGNRFWMSASGVNKADLREIGRDILLIKDFDEEKAAMRISVPPHVEPKRASVDAIEHWMIYTEHPEVGAIVHIHAWMEGVRSTEINYPCGTVQLAEAVADLVRQADDPAAAVVGLKNHGLTITGRNLEDIFQRIEGKIIPQVPMN from the coding sequence ATGGACAGGTACTATCTGGCCGGAGACTGGAACAGAACCCCGACTCTTCAGCGGTTTAAAGAGCAAATGAAACAGCGGCTGGAAGCGACCGGCTACGTGCCCGGCGATGAAAGCGGCGAAGACATCCGCATCGTGCTGAACGCGGTGGATCCGGACCATCCCCGTCATTTCCGGCGGAAAGGGAAGGGCACGTTCGTGGTGACGGTGGCTGAATCGGACCGGCCGATGGGTCATGTGCTGCGGACCGCGTATCCGGTACTGGTGCGTTCGTTGGGCAATTTGCTGATCTGGCTGGACCGGTCGGCCGATCCCGCCAACATGTGGTTTGTCACGCTTGAGCAGGGATGTTATTCCATTCCGGAAGATCCGGCCGACGGGGCCTGTTTCGACAAAGTGTTTGAGCGTCTTCTCCCCTTGGCGACCTCCCGGTTGGTCATCGACAACATTTTCGAACCGGATTTGCCGGAACATCTCCACCACGGGGATGATGCCACCCGAAGTTTGTCGGAGGCCGGCAAAAAACTGGATCGGATGAATTTGCTGCCGGCTCCTTTTCCGATCGAGGAACTCCTTTCTCCCCGGGAGCTCCGTCACATCAAGCGGCTTTACGGGATCGGCGGCCTCAGTTACGGCAATTTGAGTGTCCGGCAGGAAGGGAATCGCTTCTGGATGAGTGCCAGCGGAGTGAACAAGGCCGATCTGCGGGAGATCGGAAGGGACATTTTGCTCATCAAGGATTTCGATGAAGAAAAAGCCGCCATGAGAATCAGCGTTCCTCCCCATGTGGAACCGAAGCGGGCCTCCGTGGATGCAATCGAACACTGGATGATTTACACGGAGCATCCGGAAGTGGGGGCCATCGTGCACATTCATGCCTGGATGGAGGGAGTCCGGTCCACGGAGATCAACTATCCCTGCGGGACGGTTCAACTGGCGGAAGCGGTGGCCGATCTCGTCCGGCAAGCGGATGACCCCGCCGCGGCGGTGGTGGGACTCAAAAACCACGGGCTTACCATCACGGGTCGGAACCTCGAAGACATTTTCCAAAGAATCGAAGGAAAGATCATTCCCCAGGTTCCGATGAACTGA
- a CDS encoding YuiA family protein gives MYCGGDGYVHLLLGGSETCHACKGTGKQS, from the coding sequence GTGTATTGCGGCGGGGATGGCTACGTTCATCTTCTCCTCGGCGGGTCGGAAACCTGTCATGCCTGCAAAGGAACAGGAAAGCAGTCCTGA
- a CDS encoding NAD(P)/FAD-dependent oxidoreductase, which yields MALVHTDQRDVTDIAIIGGGPAGLFAAFYAGMRQASVKVIESMPQLGGQLSALYPEKYIYDVAGFPKVTAQDLVNNLIEQASRFQPVWCLDEKVLQVKKLEERLFEIVTQKQTHYARSVIITAGCGAFEPRRLDVPGAERFESSNLHYFVTDKQSFAGKDVLIAGGGDSAVDWALMLEPIAKSVTLIHRRDKFRAHEHSVRQLQESSVRIITPREIEELHGDERIERVTIADKKSGTRETLDVDALIVSFGFVSSLGPIKEWGLEIEGGSIKVNSRMETNIPGIYAAGDIATYPGKVKLIAVGFGEAPTAVNNAKQYIDPDARLQPGHSSNMKF from the coding sequence ATGGCATTGGTGCATACAGATCAACGGGACGTCACGGACATTGCGATCATCGGCGGAGGTCCCGCCGGCCTGTTCGCCGCTTTTTATGCCGGCATGCGCCAAGCTTCGGTCAAGGTGATCGAGAGCATGCCTCAACTCGGCGGTCAACTCTCGGCCCTGTATCCGGAAAAATACATTTATGATGTCGCCGGTTTCCCCAAAGTGACCGCACAGGACCTGGTCAACAACCTGATCGAACAGGCGAGCCGTTTCCAACCCGTTTGGTGCCTGGACGAGAAAGTGCTTCAGGTGAAAAAGCTGGAAGAACGCCTCTTTGAAATCGTCACCCAGAAACAAACCCATTATGCCCGCAGCGTGATCATCACCGCCGGATGCGGCGCGTTTGAACCCAGAAGATTGGATGTGCCCGGAGCGGAACGGTTTGAATCCTCCAATCTCCATTATTTCGTCACGGACAAACAATCTTTCGCCGGGAAAGACGTATTGATCGCCGGCGGCGGAGATTCCGCGGTGGACTGGGCCCTGATGCTGGAGCCGATCGCCAAAAGCGTGACGCTGATTCACCGTCGTGACAAATTCCGCGCCCATGAACACAGTGTCCGTCAACTGCAGGAATCGAGCGTCCGGATCATCACGCCCAGAGAAATCGAAGAACTTCACGGCGATGAACGGATCGAACGGGTCACGATCGCGGACAAGAAGAGCGGCACCCGGGAAACCCTGGATGTCGACGCCTTGATCGTCAGCTTCGGCTTTGTGTCTTCGTTGGGACCCATCAAGGAATGGGGACTTGAAATTGAAGGCGGTTCCATCAAGGTGAACTCCCGCATGGAAACCAACATCCCCGGCATCTATGCCGCCGGAGACATCGCCACCTACCCCGGCAAGGTGAAACTGATCGCCGTGGGATTCGGCGAAGCGCCCACCGCCGTCAACAACGCGAAACAATACATCGATCCGGATGCACGACTGCAACCCGGCCACAGCTCCAACATGAAGTTCTGA
- the mqnE gene encoding aminofutalosine synthase MqnE, translating into MIQTTPADRRIAEIAEKVRAGQRLTLEDGLALYESEDLLTVAQLANEVNLRKNGNRVYFIQNMYINPTNVCEAKCAFCGFRRDPGEEGAYTMSTQELLEYVNQRYYDGIREFHIVGGHNHVVGFDWYLETISTLKKHFPHVTIKAYTAAEIEFFSRITGRSFEAVLKELIDAGLDTLPGGGAEILTERYRLKMSPDKASTDDWLEVHRIAHKLGLKTHATMLYGSIETKEERLIHMLRLRELQDETGGFMVFIPLAVQPKSVRASIKRRTTAMDDMKTMAISRLMLDNFPHIKAYFINIGTQLAQLSMHFGASDLHGTLIEERISHAAGALTQQALTKDELIWLIKGANRIPVERDTFYNVIEEYK; encoded by the coding sequence ATGATTCAAACAACCCCTGCGGACCGCCGGATTGCGGAAATCGCCGAAAAAGTGCGGGCCGGTCAACGCCTGACTCTGGAGGACGGTCTCGCCCTGTACGAGTCCGAGGATCTGCTCACCGTTGCCCAGTTGGCCAACGAAGTCAACCTGCGAAAAAACGGAAACCGCGTATACTTCATTCAAAACATGTACATCAACCCGACCAACGTGTGTGAAGCCAAATGCGCGTTTTGCGGATTTCGGCGGGATCCCGGAGAAGAAGGCGCCTACACGATGTCCACGCAAGAGCTGCTGGAATACGTCAATCAGCGGTATTATGACGGAATCCGCGAGTTTCACATCGTGGGCGGTCACAATCACGTGGTAGGTTTCGATTGGTATCTGGAGACCATTTCCACGCTCAAAAAACACTTTCCGCATGTGACCATCAAGGCTTACACGGCCGCGGAAATCGAGTTCTTCTCCCGGATCACCGGCCGGAGCTTCGAAGCGGTGCTCAAAGAACTGATCGATGCAGGCCTGGACACCCTGCCGGGAGGCGGAGCGGAAATCCTGACCGAACGATACCGGTTGAAAATGAGCCCCGACAAGGCGAGCACCGACGATTGGCTGGAAGTTCACCGGATCGCCCACAAACTGGGGCTGAAGACGCACGCCACCATGTTGTACGGTTCGATCGAAACGAAGGAAGAGCGTCTGATTCACATGCTGCGTCTTCGGGAACTGCAGGATGAAACGGGCGGCTTCATGGTGTTCATCCCGCTCGCCGTTCAGCCGAAAAGCGTCAGGGCTTCGATCAAGCGGCGCACGACGGCGATGGATGACATGAAAACCATGGCCATCAGCCGGTTGATGTTGGACAACTTCCCCCACATCAAGGCATACTTCATCAACATCGGCACGCAGCTGGCCCAGCTCTCCATGCACTTCGGGGCTTCCGACTTGCACGGCACGTTGATCGAGGAGCGAATCAGTCACGCCGCCGGGGCCCTGACCCAACAGGCTCTGACCAAAGATGAACTGATTTGGCTCATCAAAGGGGCCAACCGCATCCCGGTGGAGCGGGATACGTTCTACAACGTGATCGAAGAATACAAATGA
- a CDS encoding DinB family protein produces MAISELREGWWRHRKVLLDLLERFEEDHLSFKPWEGAMTLGELALHVAQSAEMFVHLVEGTSYEPSGQIEPASAGELQSLVRQATERTEAVFARIPDDRLNLAIDWGPYTATGKTWLEIMRDHEIHHKGQLFVYARMLGISELPFFLRQPPKREA; encoded by the coding sequence ATGGCGATTTCGGAGCTTCGTGAGGGCTGGTGGCGCCACCGCAAAGTGTTGTTGGACCTGTTGGAACGGTTTGAGGAGGATCACCTGTCGTTCAAACCTTGGGAAGGGGCCATGACATTGGGGGAACTGGCGCTTCATGTCGCCCAATCCGCGGAAATGTTCGTTCATCTGGTGGAAGGGACTTCATACGAACCGTCCGGTCAGATCGAACCCGCATCGGCCGGTGAACTGCAATCTTTGGTCAGACAAGCGACCGAACGAACGGAAGCCGTTTTCGCTCGCATCCCGGACGATCGACTGAATCTTGCCATCGATTGGGGTCCCTACACGGCCACGGGCAAAACCTGGCTGGAAATCATGCGTGACCACGAGATTCATCACAAAGGTCAGCTGTTTGTTTACGCCAGGATGCTCGGCATCAGCGAACTTCCGTTTTTCCTCCGGCAGCCTCCGAAACGTGAGGCCTGA
- a CDS encoding NifU family protein has translation MAIEERVQEVLDKLRPYIQRDGGDVELVEVEDGIVRVRLLGACGSCPSSTITLKAGIERALMEEIPEVREVEQVL, from the coding sequence ATGGCCATCGAAGAACGCGTGCAAGAAGTATTGGATAAATTGCGTCCCTATATCCAACGGGACGGCGGTGACGTGGAACTGGTGGAAGTGGAAGACGGCATCGTCCGCGTTCGACTGTTGGGCGCCTGCGGCAGCTGCCCCAGCTCCACGATCACGTTGAAAGCAGGAATCGAACGGGCCCTGATGGAAGAAATTCCGGAGGTCCGTGAAGTGGAACAGGTTCTGTGA
- a CDS encoding HesB/IscA family protein has translation MIELTEQAAAKVREMLAEEEHPEKLYLRFSVQYGGCSGLSYGLGFDQEKTDKDEVLEFHGVRVLVNRNDEPFIKGTVIDYKESLMGGGFSIENPNAIATCGCGSSFRTATEAGKPEDC, from the coding sequence GTGATCGAATTGACGGAACAAGCCGCCGCGAAAGTTCGCGAAATGTTGGCGGAGGAAGAACATCCGGAGAAGCTGTACCTCAGGTTCAGTGTCCAGTACGGAGGTTGCAGCGGGCTTTCTTACGGTCTGGGGTTTGATCAGGAAAAGACCGACAAGGATGAAGTGCTGGAATTTCACGGAGTCCGTGTGCTGGTGAACCGAAACGACGAACCGTTCATCAAGGGAACGGTGATTGATTATAAAGAGTCTTTGATGGGTGGGGGATTCAGCATTGAAAACCCCAATGCCATCGCCACCTGCGGTTGCGGTTCTTCGTTCCGGACCGCCACTGAAGCCGGAAAACCGGAAGATTGCTGA
- a CDS encoding NAD(P)/FAD-dependent oxidoreductase, with translation MSVPKIVILGAGFGGLMTAKGLQKELGYNEADITLVNQNSYHYITTKLHEPAAGTSHHDHARLSISSVINTNRIKFIQDRVSAIKPEAKEVHLENGEPLSYDYLVVALGGAPETFGIKGLLENAFFIRNINSVRMIREHMEYMFSRYQEEKREDLITIVVGGAGFTGIEYVGELVDRMPELCREYDIPLEKVRIINVEAAPTVLPGFDKELVDYAVKYLESKGVEFLISTPIEECTEDGVILKGGKEIKAATIVWTGGVRGNKVVEESGIETMRGRVKVDEYLRAPGYDNVFIIGDSSLVFNEQERPYPPTAQMATQQGQHLAKNIASLIRGGELKPFKYEPKGTIASLGNKEAIGILGDKKMTGWSAAFMKKIVDLRWLFLLGGISLVLRKGKL, from the coding sequence ATGAGTGTACCGAAAATCGTCATCCTGGGTGCAGGATTCGGAGGACTGATGACGGCCAAGGGGCTGCAAAAGGAGCTCGGTTACAACGAAGCCGACATCACGCTGGTGAACCAAAACTCCTATCACTACATCACCACCAAGCTTCATGAGCCCGCGGCGGGAACCTCCCATCATGACCATGCCCGCCTGTCGATCTCTTCGGTCATCAATACCAACCGGATCAAGTTCATCCAGGATCGCGTTTCGGCGATCAAGCCGGAAGCGAAAGAAGTTCACCTTGAAAACGGTGAACCGCTGTCCTACGACTATCTGGTCGTGGCATTGGGCGGCGCGCCGGAAACTTTCGGCATCAAGGGTCTCTTGGAGAATGCGTTTTTCATCCGCAACATCAACAGCGTGCGCATGATCCGTGAACATATGGAGTACATGTTCTCCCGTTACCAGGAGGAGAAGCGGGAAGACCTGATCACCATCGTGGTGGGCGGTGCCGGATTCACCGGCATCGAATATGTGGGAGAATTGGTTGACCGCATGCCGGAACTGTGCCGTGAATACGACATTCCGCTGGAAAAAGTGCGCATCATCAACGTGGAAGCGGCGCCCACCGTGCTTCCGGGCTTTGACAAGGAACTGGTGGACTATGCGGTCAAATACCTGGAGAGCAAAGGGGTCGAATTCCTCATCAGCACGCCGATCGAAGAATGCACCGAAGACGGCGTGATCCTCAAAGGCGGCAAGGAGATCAAAGCGGCCACCATCGTGTGGACCGGCGGCGTCCGCGGAAACAAAGTCGTCGAGGAATCCGGCATCGAGACCATGCGCGGTCGCGTGAAAGTGGACGAGTATCTGCGTGCTCCCGGATACGACAATGTGTTCATCATCGGAGACAGCTCCCTGGTGTTCAACGAGCAGGAGCGCCCGTATCCGCCGACCGCCCAAATGGCCACCCAACAAGGACAACATCTTGCCAAGAACATCGCATCCCTGATCCGCGGCGGTGAGTTGAAGCCGTTCAAATACGAGCCGAAAGGAACCATCGCTTCCCTGGGAAACAAAGAAGCGATCGGAATCCTCGGAGACAAGAAGATGACGGGTTGGTCCGCCGCATTCATGAAAAAGATCGTCGACCTGCGTTGGCTGTTCCTGCTGGGCGGCATTTCGCTGGTTCTTCGCAAAGGAAAACTTTGA
- a CDS encoding bifunctional cystathionine gamma-lyase/homocysteine desulfhydrase: MDTKLIHGGVFGDPHTGAVSVPIYQVSTYKQRRVGEHAGYEYSRTGNPTRAALESLIAELENGARGLAFASGMAAISTLVSLFNQGDHLVVGDDVYGGTYRVLSKVFSRLGIDADFVDTSDLDQVKAAIRENTRAVYMETPSNPLLKVSDIRALADLCKERGLLLIVDNTFLTPYWQNPLDLGADVVVHSATKYLGGHSDVVAGLLVTKDEQLGEQLHFLQNSIGGILGPQDSWLLMRGIKTLGLRMKQHEANARRIAEWLREHPKVKNVFYPGLPDHPGHALAARQARGFGGIISFDVGSAEAADKVLESTRFFTLAESLGAVESLISVPARMTHASIPPERRAELGITDGLIRISVGVEDVEDLIEDLGRALG; this comes from the coding sequence ATGGATACAAAATTGATCCACGGCGGCGTGTTCGGCGATCCGCACACCGGAGCGGTGAGCGTGCCGATCTATCAGGTTTCCACCTACAAACAACGCCGTGTCGGGGAACATGCCGGCTATGAGTATTCCCGCACCGGCAATCCGACCCGCGCCGCGCTTGAAAGCCTGATTGCCGAACTGGAAAACGGAGCGCGCGGTTTGGCGTTCGCTTCCGGCATGGCCGCCATCTCCACGCTGGTTTCCCTGTTCAACCAGGGGGATCATCTGGTGGTGGGAGATGACGTGTACGGCGGCACGTACCGCGTGCTGAGCAAAGTCTTCTCCCGGCTGGGCATCGATGCCGATTTCGTGGACACCAGCGACCTGGATCAAGTGAAAGCGGCCATCCGCGAAAATACCCGCGCCGTGTACATGGAAACTCCCAGCAACCCGTTGCTCAAAGTGAGTGACATCCGTGCGCTGGCCGATTTGTGCAAAGAACGGGGACTGCTCCTGATCGTGGACAACACGTTCCTGACCCCGTACTGGCAAAATCCGCTGGATCTCGGAGCGGACGTGGTGGTGCACAGCGCGACCAAATATTTGGGCGGACACAGTGACGTCGTGGCCGGCCTTCTCGTCACGAAGGATGAACAGCTGGGGGAACAGCTGCATTTCCTGCAAAATTCCATCGGGGGCATCCTGGGACCGCAGGATTCGTGGCTGCTCATGCGGGGCATCAAAACCCTCGGGCTGCGCATGAAACAGCATGAAGCGAACGCCCGCAGAATCGCCGAATGGCTCCGCGAGCATCCCAAAGTGAAAAACGTGTTTTATCCGGGGCTTCCGGATCATCCGGGCCACGCATTGGCCGCTCGGCAGGCCCGTGGCTTCGGGGGAATCATTTCCTTCGATGTCGGCAGTGCGGAAGCGGCCGACAAGGTGTTGGAATCCACCCGGTTCTTCACGCTGGCGGAAAGTTTGGGCGCGGTGGAGAGCCTGATTTCCGTTCCGGCCCGGATGACCCATGCCTCGATTCCTCCCGAGCGTCGCGCCGAATTGGGTATCACCGACGGATTGATCCGGATCTCCGTCGGCGTGGAAGACGTGGAAGATCTGATCGAAGACCTGGGCCGCGCGCTTGGCTGA
- a CDS encoding YuiB family protein produces MYLAQLIVAIPLLFVLFFGIGFILNMILKTTWLPLAIFLAVVIYVGKDVTQIFTVVNMVLFFSGLAGTVGGIWTIKTLRAKGYKMF; encoded by the coding sequence ATGTATCTGGCACAACTGATCGTTGCCATTCCGCTTCTGTTCGTGCTTTTTTTCGGAATCGGCTTCATTTTGAACATGATCCTCAAAACCACCTGGCTTCCGCTTGCGATTTTCCTGGCCGTGGTGATTTACGTGGGCAAGGATGTGACTCAAATCTTCACGGTCGTCAACATGGTTTTGTTTTTTTCGGGTTTGGCCGGAACCGTTGGTGGAATCTGGACCATCAAAACGCTCCGGGCCAAAGGGTACAAGATGTTTTGA
- the cysK gene encoding cysteine synthase A translates to MKRIYENVKELIGHTPMVRLGRMGIPEGVHVYAKLEFFNPGGSVKDRLGMALIRDGEKSGKLKPGGTIIEPTAGNTGIGLALAAVGTGYKVMFVVPEKFSEEKQELMRALGAEVVNTPTERGMKGAIEKAMELAREIPGAWVPQQFANPANPQAHYETTGPEIWEQMDGKIDVFVAGAGSSGTFMGAARYLKEKNPRLRAVIVEPEGSIIAGGAPGPHKTEGIGMEMFPEYFDRSLIDEVYTVMDEDAFRLVKELALNEGLLVGSSSGAACWAALREAEKAAPGTRIAVIFADSSERYLSKKIYQGGV, encoded by the coding sequence ATGAAGAGGATATATGAAAACGTGAAGGAACTGATCGGTCATACTCCGATGGTCCGGTTGGGACGCATGGGGATTCCCGAAGGCGTTCATGTTTACGCCAAGCTGGAGTTTTTCAATCCCGGAGGAAGCGTGAAAGACCGGCTGGGCATGGCGCTGATTCGGGACGGTGAAAAAAGCGGGAAACTGAAGCCCGGCGGCACCATCATCGAACCGACCGCGGGCAACACCGGGATCGGTTTGGCATTGGCAGCCGTTGGAACCGGTTACAAAGTGATGTTTGTCGTCCCCGAGAAGTTTTCCGAGGAAAAGCAGGAGCTGATGCGCGCACTCGGGGCGGAAGTGGTGAACACGCCGACGGAACGGGGCATGAAAGGCGCCATCGAAAAAGCGATGGAGCTGGCCCGGGAGATCCCGGGAGCATGGGTGCCCCAACAGTTCGCCAACCCGGCCAACCCGCAGGCCCATTATGAAACGACGGGCCCGGAGATCTGGGAACAGATGGACGGGAAGATCGACGTGTTTGTCGCCGGTGCCGGTTCCTCCGGAACGTTCATGGGAGCGGCCCGCTATCTCAAGGAAAAAAATCCGCGTCTGCGCGCGGTGATCGTCGAGCCGGAAGGTTCGATCATTGCCGGAGGGGCCCCCGGTCCGCACAAGACGGAAGGAATCGGGATGGAGATGTTTCCGGAGTATTTCGACCGTTCGCTGATCGATGAGGTCTACACCGTCATGGATGAAGATGCGTTTCGTCTGGTGAAAGAGCTGGCCCTGAATGAAGGGCTTCTGGTGGGAAGCTCTTCGGGAGCGGCATGCTGGGCGGCGCTCCGGGAAGCGGAAAAAGCGGCTCCCGGGACGAGAATCGCCGTCATATTCGCGGACAGCAGCGAACGGTATCTGAGCAAGAAAATTTATCAGGGCGGAGTGTGA
- a CDS encoding aspartyl-phosphate phosphatase Spo0E family protein has product MTTDVWKRTLEHRMEMVRRQMEETAGQLGIGHPAVYRLSLELDRLHNEWEQWAARERNRRESRYCCAHGGCQVRETPDYLYFRVRAM; this is encoded by the coding sequence TTGACAACTGATGTTTGGAAACGGACTTTGGAACACAGAATGGAAATGGTGCGAAGACAAATGGAGGAAACGGCCGGACAGTTGGGAATCGGTCATCCGGCGGTGTACCGGCTGAGCCTGGAGCTGGACCGGTTGCACAACGAATGGGAGCAGTGGGCGGCTCGGGAGAGAAACCGTCGGGAAAGCCGGTATTGTTGTGCGCATGGAGGATGTCAGGTCCGGGAAACGCCTGACTATTTGTACTTTCGGGTCCGGGCGATGTGA